The following proteins are encoded in a genomic region of Mobula hypostoma chromosome 23, sMobHyp1.1, whole genome shotgun sequence:
- the ddt gene encoding D-dopachrome decarboxylase, producing MPFLELESNLAADRFTEALVERLRQAAADILGKPQERINVTVKPNVMMLVGGSMSPCAQLTVSSIGVVGTAEQNRQHSSKFFDFLTKELGLTADRILIRFYPLESWQIGKNGTVMTFL from the exons ATGCCCTTCCTGGAGCTGGAGAGTAACCTGGCAGCCGACCGCTTCACCGAGGCGCTGGTGGAGCGGCTTCGCCAGGCGGCCGCCGACATCCTCGGCAAACCACAGGAG AGAATCAATGTAACTGTGAAGCCGAATGTGATGATGTTAGTTGGAGGCAGCATGTCACCATGTGCACAGCTGACCGTGTCTTCTATTGGGGTAGTGGGCACTGCCGAGCAAAACagacagcacagcagcaagttctttgacttcctcaccaaggAGCTGGGCTTAACTGCAGACAG GATCCTGATTCGATTTTATCCATTGGAGAGCTGGCAAATTGGGAAAAATGGTACTGTCATGACCTTCCTGTAG